The proteins below are encoded in one region of Tautonia marina:
- a CDS encoding alkaline phosphatase family protein, with protein sequence MTTKVFVLGLDGATWDILGPLAEAGALPNLARLRQKGASGTLRSIFPPLSPVAWTGVITGKNPGKHGVFEFLEFEHNPLGGRVNTSRSIRSELLWEVAGRFGKRTIAGAVPMSYPPRPAPDGFFLGDFLSPPQAKDFSTDPALFAELETALGESYRPWDTSVHDGGNEPQALASLTDFLDHHLRAVRFLMDARPWDLFIYDLMATDRIQHELWHAWDPSHRLAKGRDLAKVREGFIAFWLKLDAGIGEIEAALPEDATLVLMSDHGFGPVEHFVNFNVWLLEKGFIQLIDTPYVKQKHWCYKRGVTPEWIYNIMARFGQAKHRVSRFGGSQDNGLDRLAESVFLSRRHIDWSKTKAYAQGNFGQIFLNRQGRQPNGCVAEADVRPILDDLKAELAELTHPETGVPLVERVYEADELYNGPMSHLAPDLTVVLGDWRYRTIGLHDFTTHKVISPAFGPTGDHRMEGVFVASGPGIQPGAMLDDSATLLDIAPTVLHLLGVPSPDDLDGRLLSEVLDPSFQPDRAAQLAPAPSPSSSNGDGSPPSGLDEEDDEAVKQRLADLGYL encoded by the coding sequence ATGACGACCAAGGTCTTCGTGCTCGGGCTCGACGGGGCGACCTGGGATATTCTCGGGCCGCTGGCCGAGGCCGGCGCGCTGCCGAACCTGGCAAGGTTGCGGCAGAAGGGGGCGTCGGGCACCTTGCGGTCGATCTTCCCCCCGCTCAGCCCGGTTGCCTGGACCGGCGTGATAACCGGCAAGAATCCGGGCAAGCACGGCGTCTTCGAGTTCCTTGAATTCGAGCACAACCCGCTCGGCGGTCGGGTGAACACGTCGCGGTCGATCCGGTCGGAGCTGCTCTGGGAGGTCGCCGGCCGCTTCGGCAAGCGAACGATCGCCGGGGCCGTGCCGATGAGCTACCCCCCCCGGCCCGCTCCCGACGGCTTCTTCCTGGGAGACTTCCTCAGCCCTCCCCAGGCCAAGGATTTTTCCACCGATCCCGCCCTGTTCGCCGAGCTGGAAACGGCCCTCGGCGAGTCGTATCGCCCCTGGGATACCTCGGTTCACGACGGCGGCAATGAGCCTCAGGCGCTCGCCTCGCTGACCGACTTTCTCGACCATCACCTCCGGGCCGTCCGGTTCCTGATGGACGCCCGACCCTGGGACCTGTTCATCTACGACCTGATGGCCACCGACCGCATCCAGCACGAACTCTGGCACGCCTGGGACCCCTCGCACCGCCTGGCCAAGGGGCGCGATCTGGCGAAGGTCCGCGAGGGTTTCATCGCCTTCTGGTTGAAGCTCGACGCGGGGATTGGCGAGATCGAGGCCGCCTTGCCCGAGGATGCGACGTTGGTCCTGATGAGCGACCACGGCTTCGGCCCGGTCGAGCACTTCGTCAACTTCAACGTCTGGCTTTTGGAGAAGGGGTTCATTCAACTGATCGACACCCCTTACGTGAAGCAGAAGCACTGGTGCTACAAGCGTGGGGTGACGCCGGAGTGGATCTATAACATCATGGCCCGCTTCGGCCAGGCGAAGCACCGGGTCAGCCGGTTCGGCGGGAGCCAGGACAACGGGCTCGACCGCCTGGCCGAGTCGGTCTTCCTCTCGCGTCGTCATATCGACTGGTCAAAGACAAAAGCTTACGCTCAGGGGAACTTCGGCCAGATCTTCCTCAATCGCCAGGGCCGCCAGCCGAACGGCTGCGTGGCTGAGGCCGACGTTCGCCCGATCCTCGACGACCTGAAGGCCGAACTGGCCGAGCTGACTCACCCCGAGACGGGCGTCCCCCTGGTCGAGCGCGTTTATGAGGCCGACGAACTCTACAACGGTCCCATGAGCCACCTCGCCCCCGACCTGACCGTCGTTCTGGGCGACTGGCGATACCGAACCATCGGCCTGCACGACTTCACGACCCACAAGGTCATCTCCCCCGCCTTCGGTCCGACCGGCGACCACCGCATGGAAGGGGTCTTCGTCGCCTCCGGCCCCGGCATCCAGCCCGGCGCCATGCTGGACGACTCCGCCACCCTGCTCGACATCGCCCCGACCGTCCTCCACCTGCTCGGCGTCCCGAGCCCCGACGATCTCGACGGCCGCCTCCTCTCCGAGGTTCTCGACCCCTCCTTCCAGCCCGACCGCGCCGCCCAGCTTGCCCCCGCGCCCTCCCCCTCCTCCTCCAACGGCGACGGCTCCCCGCCATCCGGTCTCGACGAGGAAGACGACGAGGCCGTCAAGCAACGCCTGGCCGACCTGGGGTATCTCTGA
- a CDS encoding DUF1592 domain-containing protein, whose protein sequence is MTIRSQMIRWVSGLMLVGSLAVNPARGDGFDQNVRPLLQKHCLNCHGGEKPRGGIDLARFEEEETLREDPETWLMVVDALLERTMPPPGRRAGPNEDDRQRAATSIKAVLDAIEGVDDPGPSVIQRLTRRQYNNTIRDLLGVDSDPARNFPADGGGGGGFDNNASTLFIPPILMEKYLAAAGEVLDQADPDRFLVVRPGADRTAEEAARASIAAFARRAFRRPVEDQEVDRLMRLYRLAEDRGDDFEGAVRLALRAVLVSPNFLYLIEQDRPEADDRSYRISDHELACRLSYFLWASMPDDELFALANAGTLSDPDVLDAQVHRMLADPKARAMAEDFAGQWLRVGNLEDLADVDRRLFPEFTDELREAMVEEAIAYVHAIFRDDRSVLELIDSDYTYLNEMLAEHYGIEGVEGSEFRRVALEDRNRGGVLGMASVLTLTSYPRRTSPVLRGKWVLEELLGTPPPPPPPMVRALPADDRIRDGLTFRQRLEQHREDPNCASCHARLDPLGFGLENFDVLGRWREEISEEPVDASGVLTTGEAFTGPAALKAILVETKRDLFVRNLSERMLSYALRRGIEYYDTPAVNRVIEDLEAEDYRGSALITAVVRSFPFQHRRNETLEAQP, encoded by the coding sequence ATGACGATTCGATCCCAGATGATCCGGTGGGTTTCGGGCCTGATGCTTGTCGGCTCCCTGGCCGTCAACCCGGCCCGGGGGGATGGCTTCGACCAGAACGTCAGGCCGCTCTTGCAGAAGCACTGCCTGAACTGCCACGGAGGAGAGAAACCCAGAGGGGGGATCGACCTGGCGCGGTTCGAGGAGGAGGAGACGCTTCGGGAGGACCCGGAGACCTGGCTCATGGTCGTCGATGCCTTGCTCGAACGCACGATGCCCCCTCCGGGACGCAGGGCTGGGCCGAATGAGGACGATCGGCAGCGGGCGGCGACCTCGATCAAGGCGGTCCTCGACGCCATCGAAGGGGTGGATGATCCCGGCCCAAGCGTCATCCAGCGCCTGACGAGACGCCAGTACAACAACACCATCCGCGACCTGCTCGGCGTCGATTCCGACCCCGCCCGCAACTTCCCGGCCGATGGCGGCGGCGGCGGTGGGTTCGACAACAACGCCTCGACCCTGTTCATCCCGCCGATCCTGATGGAGAAGTACCTCGCCGCGGCCGGTGAGGTGCTCGATCAGGCCGATCCCGATCGCTTCCTCGTCGTTCGGCCCGGAGCTGATCGGACGGCCGAGGAAGCCGCCCGAGCCTCGATCGCCGCCTTCGCGCGCCGGGCCTTCCGCAGGCCGGTCGAGGATCAGGAGGTCGATCGCCTGATGCGGCTCTATCGGCTGGCCGAGGATCGCGGCGACGACTTCGAAGGAGCCGTGCGGCTCGCCCTGCGGGCGGTGCTCGTCTCGCCGAATTTCCTGTATCTGATCGAGCAGGACCGGCCGGAGGCGGATGACCGCTCGTACCGGATCTCCGATCACGAGCTGGCCTGTCGACTCTCGTACTTCCTCTGGGCCTCGATGCCGGATGACGAGCTGTTTGCCCTGGCCAATGCCGGGACCTTGAGCGATCCGGACGTGCTCGATGCGCAGGTCCACCGGATGCTCGCCGACCCGAAGGCCCGAGCGATGGCCGAGGATTTCGCCGGTCAGTGGCTCCGCGTCGGCAACCTGGAGGACCTGGCCGACGTCGATCGCCGGCTGTTCCCCGAGTTCACGGACGAGCTGCGCGAGGCGATGGTCGAGGAGGCGATTGCCTACGTCCACGCCATCTTCCGAGATGATCGGTCGGTGCTGGAACTGATCGACTCCGACTACACCTATCTCAACGAGATGCTGGCCGAGCATTACGGCATCGAGGGGGTTGAAGGATCGGAGTTCCGCCGGGTCGCCCTGGAGGACCGGAACCGTGGAGGAGTGCTCGGCATGGCCTCGGTCCTGACCCTCACGTCGTACCCGAGACGCACCAGCCCGGTCTTGCGGGGCAAGTGGGTGCTGGAGGAACTGCTCGGCACGCCCCCCCCGCCGCCCCCGCCGATGGTCCGGGCCTTGCCGGCCGACGACCGGATTCGAGACGGCTTGACCTTCCGCCAGCGTTTGGAACAGCACCGCGAGGACCCGAACTGCGCCTCGTGTCACGCCAGGCTCGACCCGCTCGGGTTCGGACTGGAGAACTTCGACGTCCTCGGCCGATGGCGAGAGGAGATCAGCGAGGAGCCGGTCGACGCCTCGGGCGTCTTGACCACGGGCGAGGCGTTCACCGGCCCGGCGGCCCTCAAGGCCATCCTCGTCGAGACGAAGCGCGACCTGTTCGTGCGGAACCTCTCGGAGCGGATGCTCAGCTATGCCCTGCGTCGGGGGATTGAGTACTACGACACCCCCGCCGTCAACCGCGTGATCGAGGACCTGGAGGCCGAGGATTACCGAGGATCGGCGTTGATCACCGCGGTTGTCCGTAGCTTCCCCTTCCAGCATCGTCGGAACGAAACCCTGGAGGCCCAGCCATGA
- a CDS encoding DUF1552 domain-containing protein has product MSRKNHPISRRTVLRGVGAMVGLPLLDAMRPAARAFGADGNTDDRPPVRMACLFWPNGCNPHTWTPEGHGRDFTLSPILQPMARHKDEILVLTHLSNQGTFTGDGHYVKDAAWLTGTTIHRTTGADLNSGGISIDQLAAQRIGLLTPLPSLELGVEPVTTGVDTNVGYTRLYGSHISWSTPTTPVAREINPRLAFDRLFRSEAGSRGGQDDDRSVLDLVAEDAKALRDRVGHEDRRKLDEYLDSVRAVETRIAFEASDRRARYRDDPEARADIEALGGRVDTYSHDPGRVRERSMDHSEHVSLMLEILLLALRTDSTRIATFMFGNSVSNKNFSFLDGVSGGHHQLSHHENDEAKLAEYQLITTWHMEQCARLLDRMREIPEGEGTLLDNSMVLIGSALRDGNRHDPHNLPTVLAGRAGGTLAPGRHLIYSPDTPLCNLYVSMLDRVGAPVPRFADSTGPLEGLDNPEYDGRPYEETQRRGRRERS; this is encoded by the coding sequence ATGAGCCGCAAGAACCACCCGATCAGCCGTCGAACCGTCCTTCGAGGGGTGGGAGCGATGGTCGGCCTGCCGTTGCTCGACGCCATGAGGCCCGCCGCTCGGGCCTTCGGCGCCGACGGGAACACCGACGACCGGCCTCCGGTCCGCATGGCCTGCCTGTTCTGGCCGAACGGCTGCAACCCTCACACCTGGACCCCCGAAGGCCACGGCCGAGACTTCACCCTCTCGCCCATCCTTCAGCCGATGGCGCGGCACAAGGACGAGATCCTTGTGCTGACCCACCTGAGCAACCAGGGGACCTTCACCGGCGACGGCCATTACGTGAAGGACGCCGCCTGGCTAACCGGCACGACCATCCATCGGACGACCGGCGCCGACCTGAACTCCGGCGGCATTTCGATTGACCAGCTCGCGGCGCAGCGGATCGGCCTCTTGACCCCCTTGCCGTCCCTGGAACTCGGCGTCGAGCCGGTGACGACCGGCGTCGATACGAACGTCGGCTACACCCGGCTCTACGGCTCGCACATCTCCTGGTCGACCCCCACCACTCCGGTCGCCCGAGAGATCAACCCGCGCCTCGCCTTCGACCGCCTTTTCCGATCCGAGGCCGGCAGCCGAGGGGGGCAGGACGACGACCGGAGCGTGCTGGACCTGGTGGCCGAAGATGCGAAGGCCCTCCGCGACCGGGTTGGCCACGAAGACCGCCGCAAGCTGGACGAGTACCTCGACTCGGTTCGGGCCGTCGAGACCCGGATCGCCTTCGAGGCCAGCGACCGCCGCGCCCGGTATCGCGACGATCCCGAAGCCAGGGCCGACATCGAGGCCCTCGGCGGTCGGGTCGATACCTACAGCCACGACCCCGGCCGCGTCCGAGAGCGGTCGATGGACCACTCCGAGCACGTCTCCTTGATGCTCGAAATCCTCTTGCTCGCCCTGCGGACCGATTCGACGCGGATCGCCACGTTCATGTTCGGCAACTCGGTGAGCAACAAGAACTTCTCGTTCCTCGACGGCGTTTCGGGGGGGCACCACCAACTCTCGCACCACGAGAACGACGAGGCGAAGCTGGCCGAGTACCAGCTCATCACCACCTGGCACATGGAGCAGTGTGCGCGGTTGCTCGACCGGATGCGGGAAATCCCCGAAGGCGAGGGGACCCTGCTCGACAACTCGATGGTCCTGATCGGCTCGGCTCTGCGAGACGGCAACCGCCACGACCCCCACAACCTGCCGACGGTCCTCGCCGGCCGCGCCGGCGGCACCCTGGCGCCCGGCCGTCACCTGATCTACAGCCCCGATACGCCCCTCTGCAACCTGTATGTTTCGATGCTCGACCGCGTCGGCGCTCCGGTCCCCCGGTTCGCCGACAGCACCGGGCCGCTCGAAGGGCTCGATAACCCCGAGTACGACGGGCGCCCCTACGAGGAGACGCAACGCCGAGGACGCCGCGAGCGTTCCTGA
- the rpsL gene encoding 30S ribosomal protein S12, with amino-acid sequence MPTINQLVRKPRKQQYTKTKSPVLDANPFKRGVCLQVKTMTPKKPNSALRKVARVRLSNGKEITAYIGGEGHNLQEHSIVLVRGGRVRDLPGVRYHIVRGVLDSLGVADRKQARSKYGAKAKAAPAAKGARKK; translated from the coding sequence ATGCCCACGATCAATCAGCTCGTCCGCAAGCCGCGGAAGCAGCAGTACACCAAGACGAAGTCGCCGGTGCTGGACGCCAACCCGTTCAAGCGGGGGGTTTGCCTGCAGGTCAAGACGATGACGCCGAAGAAGCCGAACTCGGCCCTGCGGAAGGTCGCCCGTGTGCGGCTCTCCAACGGCAAGGAGATCACGGCCTACATCGGCGGCGAAGGCCACAACCTGCAAGAGCACTCGATCGTGCTCGTCCGCGGCGGCCGGGTCCGCGACCTGCCGGGCGTGCGGTATCACATCGTCCGCGGTGTGCTCGACTCGCTCGGCGTGGCCGACCGCAAGCAGGCCCGCTCGAAGTACGGCGCCAAGGCCAAGGCCGCTCCGGCTGCCAAGGGCGCCCGCAAGAAGTAA
- the rpsG gene encoding 30S ribosomal protein S7, with protein sequence MARKFTASKAQLRPDPRFGSKLASKFINCLMYDGKKSVAQRVFYDATDLIQKRLPDIDPLEVFVRAVENVMPVIEVRSKRVGGATYQVPMQVKKNRQQTLAIRWILMAAREKKGRPTHVKLADELIAAFNREGAAMSRRENVHRMADANKAFAHFAW encoded by the coding sequence ATGGCCCGCAAGTTCACCGCCAGCAAGGCGCAGCTCCGCCCCGACCCGAGGTTTGGCTCGAAGCTGGCCAGCAAGTTCATCAACTGCCTGATGTACGACGGTAAGAAGAGCGTTGCTCAGCGCGTCTTCTACGATGCCACCGACCTGATCCAGAAGCGCTTGCCGGATATCGATCCCCTGGAAGTCTTCGTCCGGGCGGTCGAGAACGTCATGCCGGTCATCGAGGTCCGCTCGAAGCGCGTCGGCGGTGCCACCTATCAGGTGCCGATGCAGGTCAAGAAGAACCGCCAGCAGACCCTGGCGATTCGCTGGATCCTCATGGCTGCCCGCGAAAAGAAGGGGCGACCGACCCACGTCAAGCTCGCCGACGAGCTGATTGCCGCCTTCAACCGTGAAGGGGCCGCCATGAGCCGTCGCGAAAACGTCCACCGTATGGCCGACGCCAACAAGGCGTTTGCCCACTTCGCCTGGTAA
- a CDS encoding GNAT family N-acetyltransferase, with protein MTLTIRPFHLDDAPALLRLFRDTIRRVNCRDYAPEQVEAWASDEIDEAAWASRFLGRFVVVAEADGQIAGFAELEPNGHLDRVFVSADHQGQGIGHALLDAIEAEARRVGLQQLDADVSLTALPFFERRGFTTRSPQVVTLRGVEFRNVRMIRALDD; from the coding sequence GTGACCCTCACGATCCGACCGTTCCATCTCGATGACGCCCCGGCCTTGCTCCGCCTCTTCCGCGACACGATTCGCCGGGTCAACTGCCGCGATTACGCGCCCGAGCAGGTTGAGGCGTGGGCTTCAGACGAGATCGACGAGGCTGCCTGGGCCTCGCGGTTCCTCGGCCGATTCGTGGTGGTTGCCGAGGCGGACGGACAGATCGCCGGCTTTGCGGAGCTGGAACCGAACGGTCATCTCGACCGCGTTTTCGTCTCGGCCGATCATCAAGGGCAAGGGATCGGTCACGCCTTGCTCGACGCGATCGAGGCGGAGGCCAGGCGAGTCGGCCTGCAACAGCTTGATGCCGACGTGAGCCTGACCGCCCTCCCCTTTTTTGAGCGGCGAGGCTTCACCACGCGCTCCCCTCAGGTGGTGACCCTCCGCGGGGTCGAGTTCCGCAATGTGCGGATGATCCGGGCGCTCGATGATTGA